A window of Bos taurus isolate L1 Dominette 01449 registration number 42190680 breed Hereford chromosome 19, ARS-UCD2.0, whole genome shotgun sequence contains these coding sequences:
- the ATP2A3 gene encoding sarcoplasmic/endoplasmic reticulum calcium ATPase 3 produces MEEAHLLPAADVLRRFSVTAEGGLSAEQVTGARERYGPNELPTEEGKSLWELVLEQFEDLLVRILLLAALVSFVLAWFEEGEETTTAFVEPLVIMLILVANAIVGVWQERNAESAIEALKEYEPEMGKVIRADRKGVQRILARDIVPGDIVEVAVGDKVPADLRLIDIKSTTLRVDQSILTGESVSVTKHTDAIPDPRAVNQDKKNMLFSGTNIASGKAVGVAVATGLHTELGKIRSQMAAVEPERTPLQQKLDEFGQQLSRAISVICMAVWVINIGHFADPAHGGSWLRGAVYYFKIAVALAVAAIPEGLPAVITTCLALGTRRMARKNAIVRSLPSVETLGCTSVICSDKTGTLTTNQMSVCRMFVVAEAGTGTCRLHEFTISGTTYAPEGEVRQGERRVRCGQFDGLVELATICALCNDSALDYNEAKGVYEKVGEATETALTCLVEKMNVFDTDLQTLSRVERAGACNAVIKQLMQKEFTLEFSRDRKSMSVYCTPTRPGLVAQGSKMFVKGAPESVIERCSSVRVGSRTVPLDTTSREQILAKVKDWGSGLDTLRCLALATRDMPPRKEDMQLDDCSKFVQYETDLTFVGCVGMLDPPRPEVAACIARCHQAGIRVVMITGDNKGTAVAICRRLGIFEDTEDVAGKAYTGREFDDLSPEQQRHACRTARCFARVEPTHKSRIVENLQSFNEITAMTGDGVNDAPALKKAEIGIAMGSGTAVAKSAAEMVLSDDNFASIVAAVEEGRAIYSNMKQFIRYLISSNVGEVVCIFLTAILGLPEALIPVQLLWVNLVTDGLPATALGFNPPDLDIMEKRPRNPREALISGWLFFRYLAIGVYVGLATVAAATWWFLYDAEGPQVTFYQLRNFLKCSEDNPVFAGIDCEVFESRFPTTMALSVLVTIEMCNALNSVSENQSLLRMPPWLNPWLLAAVAMSMALHFLILLVPPLPLIFQVTPLNGRQWVAVLQISLPVILLDEALKYLSRKHVDEDKGQQ; encoded by the exons ATGGAGGAGGCGCACCTGCTCCCGGCCGCCGACGTGCTGCGCCGCTTCTCGGTGACGGCCGAGGGCGGCCTGAGCGCGGAGCAGGTGACCGGCGCGCGGGAGCGCTACGGCCCTAACG AACTCCCGACCGAGGAAG ggaagtccctgtgggaGCTCGTGCTGGAACAGTTCGAGGACCTCCTGGTTCGAATCCTGCTGCTGGCCGCCCTGGTCTCTTTC GTCCTGGCCTGGTTTGAGGAGGGCGAGGAGACCACGACAGCCTTTGTGGAGCCCCTGGTCATCATGCTGATCCTTGTGGCCAATGCGATTGTGGGCGTATGGCAG GAACGCAACGCGGAGAGTGCCATCGAGGCCCTCAAGGAGTATGAGCCTGAGATGGGCAAGGTGATCCGCGCGGACCGAAAGGGTGTGCAACGCATCCTTGCCCGGGACATCGTCCCTGGAGACATCGTGGAAGTGGCAG TGGGAGACAAAGTGCCCGCCGACCTCCGTCTCATTGACATCAAGTCCACCACGCTGAGAGTGGACCAGTCCATCCTGACCG GTGAATCTGTGTCTGTGACCAAGCACACAGACGCCATCCCGGACCCCAGAGCTGTCAACCAGGACAAGAAGAACATGCTGTTTtct GGCACCAACATTGCATCAGGCAAGGCAGTGGGtgtggcagtggccacaggcctgcaCACTGAGCTGGGTAAGATCCGCAGTCAGATGGCCGCCGTGGAGCCAGAGCGGACGCCCTTGCAGCAGAAGCTGGACGAGTTTGGGCAGCAGCTGTCTCGTGCCATCTCCGTGATCTGCATGGCCGTGTGGGTCATTAACATCGGGCACTTTGCCGACCCTGCCCACGGCGGCTCCTGGCTTCGAGGTGCTGTCTACTACTTCAAGATCGCTGTGGCCCTGGCTGTGGCTGCCATCCCCGAGGGCCTACCGGCTGTCATCACTACTTGCCTAGCACTGGGCACGCGGCGGATGGCCCGCAAGAACGCCATTGTGCGGAGCCTGCCCTCTGTGGAGACTCTGGGCTGCACCTCAGTCATCTGCTCGGACAAGACAGGCACGCTCACCACCAATCAGATGTCGGTCTGCCGG ATGTTCGTGGTAGCTGAGGCCGGAACGGGTACCTGCCGTTTGCACGAGTTCACCATCTCGGGCACCACGTATGCCCCGGAAGGCGAAGT GCGTCAGGGAGAGCGGCGAGTGCGCTGCGGGCAGTTTGATGGGCTGGTGGAGCTGGCGACCATCTGTGCCCTGTGCAATGATTCAGCACTGGACTACAACGAG GCCAAGGGTGTGTATGAGAAGGTGGGAGAGGCCACGGAGACGGCCCTGACATGCCTGGTGGAGAAGATGAATGTTTTTGACACGGACCTGCAGACTCTCTCCCGGGTGGAACGAGCTGGCGCCTGCAACGCG GTCATCAAGCAGCTGATGCAGAAGGAATTCACCCTGGAGTTCTCCCGAGACCGGAAGTCCATGTCAGTGTACTGCACGCCCACCCGCCCTGGCCTGGTGGCCCAGGGCAGCAAAATGTTTGTGAAG GGGGCTCCTGAGAGTGTGATTGAGCGCTGCAGCTCAGTCCGTGTGGGGAGCCGCACGGTACCCCTGGACACCACCTCTAGGGAGCAGATCCTGGCCAAGGTCAAGGACTGGGGCTCAGGTTTGGACACACTGCGCTGCTTGGCACTGGCCACCCGAGACATGCCCCCGAGGAAGGAGGACATGCAACTGGATGACTGCAGCAAGTTTGTGCAGTACGAG ACGGACCTGACCTTCGTGGGCTGCGTGGGCATGCTGGACCCTCCAAGGCCCGAGGTGGCTGCCTGCATCGCACGCTGCCACCAGGCAGGCATCCGTGTGGTCATGATCACAGGGGACAACAAAGGCACAGCCGTGGCCATCTGCCGCCGGCTTGGCATCTTCGAGGACACGGAGGACGTGGCGGGCAAGGCCTACACGGGCCGCGAATTTGATGACCTCAGCCCCGAGCAGCAGCGCCATGCCTGCCGCACGGCCCGCTGCTTCGCCCGGGTGGAGCCCACCCACAAGTCCCGCATTGTGGAGAACCTGCAGTCCTTTAATGAGATCACTGCCATG ACAGGAGACGGAGTGAATGATGCCCCAGCCCTGAAGAAAGCAGAGATTGGCATTGCCATGGGCTCTGGCACAGCCGTGGCCAAGTCAGCGGCGGAGATGGTACTCTCAGATGACAACTTTGCCTCCATCGTGGCCGCGGTAGAGGAGGGCCGGGCCATCTATAGCAACATGAAGCAATTCATCCGCTACCTCATCTCCTCCAACGTTGGCGAGGTTGTCTG CATCTTCCTCACAGCAATTCTGGGCCTGCCCGAAGCCCTGATCCCTGTGCAGCTGCTCTGGGTGAACCTGGTCACAGATGGCCTACCTGCCACAGCCCTGGGCTTCAACCCCCCAGACCTGGACATTATGGAGAAACGACCCCGAAACCCTCGAGAGGCCCTCATCAGTGGCTGGCTCTTCTTCCGATATCTGGCTATTGGAG TGTACGTCGGCCTGGCCACAGTGGCTGCTGCCACCTGGTGGTTCCTATATGATGCCGAGGGACCGCAGGTCACCTTCTACCAGCTG AGGAACTTCCTGAAGTGCTCCGAGGACAATCCAGTCTTCGCCGGCATTGACTGCGAGGTCTTTGAGTCACGCTTCCCCACAACCATGGCCTTGTCTGTGCTGGTGACCATTGAGATGTGCAATGCCCTGAACAG CGTGTCGGAGAACCAGTCACTGCTGCGGATGCCGCCCTGGCTGAACCCCTGGCTGCTGGCGGCCGTGGCCATGTCCATGGCCCTGCACTTCCTCATTCTGCTTGTGCCGCCCCTGCCT CTCATCTTCCAAGTGACCCCACTGAATGGGCGCCAGTGGGTGGCGGTGCTCCAGATATCTCTGCCTGTCATCCTGCTCGACGAGGCTCTCAAGTACCTGTCCCGGAAGCACGTGGATG AAGACAAGGGCCAGCAGTGA
- the ATP2A3 gene encoding sarcoplasmic/endoplasmic reticulum calcium ATPase 3 isoform X5, translating to MEEAHLLPAADVLRRFSVTAEGGLSAEQVTGARERYGPNELPTEEGKSLWELVLEQFEDLLVRILLLAALVSFVLAWFEEGEETTTAFVEPLVIMLILVANAIVGVWQERNAESAIEALKEYEPEMGKVIRADRKGVQRILARDIVPGDIVEVAVGDKVPADLRLIDIKSTTLRVDQSILTGESVSVTKHTDAIPDPRAVNQDKKNMLFSGTNIASGKAVGVAVATGLHTELGKIRSQMAAVEPERTPLQQKLDEFGQQLSRAISVICMAVWVINIGHFADPAHGGSWLRGAVYYFKIAVALAVAAIPEGLPAVITTCLALGTRRMARKNAIVRSLPSVETLGCTSVICSDKTGTLTTNQMSVCRMFVVAEAGTGTCRLHEFTISGTTYAPEGEVRQGERRVRCGQFDGLVELATICALCNDSALDYNEAKGVYEKVGEATETALTCLVEKMNVFDTDLQTLSRVERAGACNAVIKQLMQKEFTLEFSRDRKSMSVYCTPTRPGLVAQGSKMFVKGAPESVIERCSSVRVGSRTVPLDTTSREQILAKVKDWGSGLDTLRCLALATRDMPPRKEDMQLDDCSKFVQYETDLTFVGCVGMLDPPRPEVAACIARCHQAGIRVVMITGDNKGTAVAICRRLGIFEDTEDVAGKAYTGREFDDLSPEQQRHACRTARCFARVEPTHKSRIVENLQSFNEITAMTGDGVNDAPALKKAEIGIAMGSGTAVAKSAAEMVLSDDNFASIVAAVEEGRAIYSNMKQFIRYLISSNVGEVVCIFLTAILGLPEALIPVQLLWVNLVTDGLPATALGFNPPDLDIMEKRPRNPREALISGWLFFRYLAIGVYVGLATVAAATWWFLYDAEGPQVTFYQLRNFLKCSEDNPVFAGIDCEVFESRFPTTMALSVLVTIEMCNALNSVSENQSLLRMPPWLNPWLLAAVAMSMALHFLILLVPPLPLIFQVTPLNGRQWVAVLQISLPVILLDEALKYLSRKHVDACRNAGTVRTASQTQTGQPLTASSGTPDHTGRQGPAVSAGSRMEFAACTSE from the exons ATGGAGGAGGCGCACCTGCTCCCGGCCGCCGACGTGCTGCGCCGCTTCTCGGTGACGGCCGAGGGCGGCCTGAGCGCGGAGCAGGTGACCGGCGCGCGGGAGCGCTACGGCCCTAACG AACTCCCGACCGAGGAAG ggaagtccctgtgggaGCTCGTGCTGGAACAGTTCGAGGACCTCCTGGTTCGAATCCTGCTGCTGGCCGCCCTGGTCTCTTTC GTCCTGGCCTGGTTTGAGGAGGGCGAGGAGACCACGACAGCCTTTGTGGAGCCCCTGGTCATCATGCTGATCCTTGTGGCCAATGCGATTGTGGGCGTATGGCAG GAACGCAACGCGGAGAGTGCCATCGAGGCCCTCAAGGAGTATGAGCCTGAGATGGGCAAGGTGATCCGCGCGGACCGAAAGGGTGTGCAACGCATCCTTGCCCGGGACATCGTCCCTGGAGACATCGTGGAAGTGGCAG TGGGAGACAAAGTGCCCGCCGACCTCCGTCTCATTGACATCAAGTCCACCACGCTGAGAGTGGACCAGTCCATCCTGACCG GTGAATCTGTGTCTGTGACCAAGCACACAGACGCCATCCCGGACCCCAGAGCTGTCAACCAGGACAAGAAGAACATGCTGTTTtct GGCACCAACATTGCATCAGGCAAGGCAGTGGGtgtggcagtggccacaggcctgcaCACTGAGCTGGGTAAGATCCGCAGTCAGATGGCCGCCGTGGAGCCAGAGCGGACGCCCTTGCAGCAGAAGCTGGACGAGTTTGGGCAGCAGCTGTCTCGTGCCATCTCCGTGATCTGCATGGCCGTGTGGGTCATTAACATCGGGCACTTTGCCGACCCTGCCCACGGCGGCTCCTGGCTTCGAGGTGCTGTCTACTACTTCAAGATCGCTGTGGCCCTGGCTGTGGCTGCCATCCCCGAGGGCCTACCGGCTGTCATCACTACTTGCCTAGCACTGGGCACGCGGCGGATGGCCCGCAAGAACGCCATTGTGCGGAGCCTGCCCTCTGTGGAGACTCTGGGCTGCACCTCAGTCATCTGCTCGGACAAGACAGGCACGCTCACCACCAATCAGATGTCGGTCTGCCGG ATGTTCGTGGTAGCTGAGGCCGGAACGGGTACCTGCCGTTTGCACGAGTTCACCATCTCGGGCACCACGTATGCCCCGGAAGGCGAAGT GCGTCAGGGAGAGCGGCGAGTGCGCTGCGGGCAGTTTGATGGGCTGGTGGAGCTGGCGACCATCTGTGCCCTGTGCAATGATTCAGCACTGGACTACAACGAG GCCAAGGGTGTGTATGAGAAGGTGGGAGAGGCCACGGAGACGGCCCTGACATGCCTGGTGGAGAAGATGAATGTTTTTGACACGGACCTGCAGACTCTCTCCCGGGTGGAACGAGCTGGCGCCTGCAACGCG GTCATCAAGCAGCTGATGCAGAAGGAATTCACCCTGGAGTTCTCCCGAGACCGGAAGTCCATGTCAGTGTACTGCACGCCCACCCGCCCTGGCCTGGTGGCCCAGGGCAGCAAAATGTTTGTGAAG GGGGCTCCTGAGAGTGTGATTGAGCGCTGCAGCTCAGTCCGTGTGGGGAGCCGCACGGTACCCCTGGACACCACCTCTAGGGAGCAGATCCTGGCCAAGGTCAAGGACTGGGGCTCAGGTTTGGACACACTGCGCTGCTTGGCACTGGCCACCCGAGACATGCCCCCGAGGAAGGAGGACATGCAACTGGATGACTGCAGCAAGTTTGTGCAGTACGAG ACGGACCTGACCTTCGTGGGCTGCGTGGGCATGCTGGACCCTCCAAGGCCCGAGGTGGCTGCCTGCATCGCACGCTGCCACCAGGCAGGCATCCGTGTGGTCATGATCACAGGGGACAACAAAGGCACAGCCGTGGCCATCTGCCGCCGGCTTGGCATCTTCGAGGACACGGAGGACGTGGCGGGCAAGGCCTACACGGGCCGCGAATTTGATGACCTCAGCCCCGAGCAGCAGCGCCATGCCTGCCGCACGGCCCGCTGCTTCGCCCGGGTGGAGCCCACCCACAAGTCCCGCATTGTGGAGAACCTGCAGTCCTTTAATGAGATCACTGCCATG ACAGGAGACGGAGTGAATGATGCCCCAGCCCTGAAGAAAGCAGAGATTGGCATTGCCATGGGCTCTGGCACAGCCGTGGCCAAGTCAGCGGCGGAGATGGTACTCTCAGATGACAACTTTGCCTCCATCGTGGCCGCGGTAGAGGAGGGCCGGGCCATCTATAGCAACATGAAGCAATTCATCCGCTACCTCATCTCCTCCAACGTTGGCGAGGTTGTCTG CATCTTCCTCACAGCAATTCTGGGCCTGCCCGAAGCCCTGATCCCTGTGCAGCTGCTCTGGGTGAACCTGGTCACAGATGGCCTACCTGCCACAGCCCTGGGCTTCAACCCCCCAGACCTGGACATTATGGAGAAACGACCCCGAAACCCTCGAGAGGCCCTCATCAGTGGCTGGCTCTTCTTCCGATATCTGGCTATTGGAG TGTACGTCGGCCTGGCCACAGTGGCTGCTGCCACCTGGTGGTTCCTATATGATGCCGAGGGACCGCAGGTCACCTTCTACCAGCTG AGGAACTTCCTGAAGTGCTCCGAGGACAATCCAGTCTTCGCCGGCATTGACTGCGAGGTCTTTGAGTCACGCTTCCCCACAACCATGGCCTTGTCTGTGCTGGTGACCATTGAGATGTGCAATGCCCTGAACAG CGTGTCGGAGAACCAGTCACTGCTGCGGATGCCGCCCTGGCTGAACCCCTGGCTGCTGGCGGCCGTGGCCATGTCCATGGCCCTGCACTTCCTCATTCTGCTTGTGCCGCCCCTGCCT CTCATCTTCCAAGTGACCCCACTGAATGGGCGCCAGTGGGTGGCGGTGCTCCAGATATCTCTGCCTGTCATCCTGCTCGACGAGGCTCTCAAGTACCTGTCCCGGAAGCACGTGGATG CCTGTCGCAATGCAGGCACTGTCAGGACGGCCTCCCAGACACAGACTGGGCAGCCGCTGACTGCCTCCTCTGGGACCCCAGACCACACTGG AAGACAAGGGCCAGCAGTGAGTGCGGGGAGCAGAATGGAGTTTGCAGCATGTACCTCAGAGTGA
- the ATP2A3 gene encoding sarcoplasmic/endoplasmic reticulum calcium ATPase 3 isoform X2 produces the protein MGLGGHLRKGSAGSPENYQLYPDVTSGFPSPGLSFPSVQWRRMARFLSQELPTEEGKSLWELVLEQFEDLLVRILLLAALVSFVLAWFEEGEETTTAFVEPLVIMLILVANAIVGVWQERNAESAIEALKEYEPEMGKVIRADRKGVQRILARDIVPGDIVEVAVGDKVPADLRLIDIKSTTLRVDQSILTGESVSVTKHTDAIPDPRAVNQDKKNMLFSGTNIASGKAVGVAVATGLHTELGKIRSQMAAVEPERTPLQQKLDEFGQQLSRAISVICMAVWVINIGHFADPAHGGSWLRGAVYYFKIAVALAVAAIPEGLPAVITTCLALGTRRMARKNAIVRSLPSVETLGCTSVICSDKTGTLTTNQMSVCRMFVVAEAGTGTCRLHEFTISGTTYAPEGEVRQGERRVRCGQFDGLVELATICALCNDSALDYNEAKGVYEKVGEATETALTCLVEKMNVFDTDLQTLSRVERAGACNAVIKQLMQKEFTLEFSRDRKSMSVYCTPTRPGLVAQGSKMFVKGAPESVIERCSSVRVGSRTVPLDTTSREQILAKVKDWGSGLDTLRCLALATRDMPPRKEDMQLDDCSKFVQYETDLTFVGCVGMLDPPRPEVAACIARCHQAGIRVVMITGDNKGTAVAICRRLGIFEDTEDVAGKAYTGREFDDLSPEQQRHACRTARCFARVEPTHKSRIVENLQSFNEITAMTGDGVNDAPALKKAEIGIAMGSGTAVAKSAAEMVLSDDNFASIVAAVEEGRAIYSNMKQFIRYLISSNVGEVVCIFLTAILGLPEALIPVQLLWVNLVTDGLPATALGFNPPDLDIMEKRPRNPREALISGWLFFRYLAIGVYVGLATVAAATWWFLYDAEGPQVTFYQLRNFLKCSEDNPVFAGIDCEVFESRFPTTMALSVLVTIEMCNALNSVSENQSLLRMPPWLNPWLLAAVAMSMALHFLILLVPPLPLIFQVTPLNGRQWVAVLQISLPVILLDEALKYLSRKHVDDKGQQ, from the exons ATGGGACTGGGTGGGCATCTGAGAAAGGGCAGTGCAGGGAGCCCTGAGAACTACCAACTCTACCCTGATGTGACCTCAGGGTTCCCATCTCCAGGTCTCAGTTTCCCTTCTGTGCAATGGAGGAGGATGGCTCGGTTTTTGTCCCAGG AACTCCCGACCGAGGAAG ggaagtccctgtgggaGCTCGTGCTGGAACAGTTCGAGGACCTCCTGGTTCGAATCCTGCTGCTGGCCGCCCTGGTCTCTTTC GTCCTGGCCTGGTTTGAGGAGGGCGAGGAGACCACGACAGCCTTTGTGGAGCCCCTGGTCATCATGCTGATCCTTGTGGCCAATGCGATTGTGGGCGTATGGCAG GAACGCAACGCGGAGAGTGCCATCGAGGCCCTCAAGGAGTATGAGCCTGAGATGGGCAAGGTGATCCGCGCGGACCGAAAGGGTGTGCAACGCATCCTTGCCCGGGACATCGTCCCTGGAGACATCGTGGAAGTGGCAG TGGGAGACAAAGTGCCCGCCGACCTCCGTCTCATTGACATCAAGTCCACCACGCTGAGAGTGGACCAGTCCATCCTGACCG GTGAATCTGTGTCTGTGACCAAGCACACAGACGCCATCCCGGACCCCAGAGCTGTCAACCAGGACAAGAAGAACATGCTGTTTtct GGCACCAACATTGCATCAGGCAAGGCAGTGGGtgtggcagtggccacaggcctgcaCACTGAGCTGGGTAAGATCCGCAGTCAGATGGCCGCCGTGGAGCCAGAGCGGACGCCCTTGCAGCAGAAGCTGGACGAGTTTGGGCAGCAGCTGTCTCGTGCCATCTCCGTGATCTGCATGGCCGTGTGGGTCATTAACATCGGGCACTTTGCCGACCCTGCCCACGGCGGCTCCTGGCTTCGAGGTGCTGTCTACTACTTCAAGATCGCTGTGGCCCTGGCTGTGGCTGCCATCCCCGAGGGCCTACCGGCTGTCATCACTACTTGCCTAGCACTGGGCACGCGGCGGATGGCCCGCAAGAACGCCATTGTGCGGAGCCTGCCCTCTGTGGAGACTCTGGGCTGCACCTCAGTCATCTGCTCGGACAAGACAGGCACGCTCACCACCAATCAGATGTCGGTCTGCCGG ATGTTCGTGGTAGCTGAGGCCGGAACGGGTACCTGCCGTTTGCACGAGTTCACCATCTCGGGCACCACGTATGCCCCGGAAGGCGAAGT GCGTCAGGGAGAGCGGCGAGTGCGCTGCGGGCAGTTTGATGGGCTGGTGGAGCTGGCGACCATCTGTGCCCTGTGCAATGATTCAGCACTGGACTACAACGAG GCCAAGGGTGTGTATGAGAAGGTGGGAGAGGCCACGGAGACGGCCCTGACATGCCTGGTGGAGAAGATGAATGTTTTTGACACGGACCTGCAGACTCTCTCCCGGGTGGAACGAGCTGGCGCCTGCAACGCG GTCATCAAGCAGCTGATGCAGAAGGAATTCACCCTGGAGTTCTCCCGAGACCGGAAGTCCATGTCAGTGTACTGCACGCCCACCCGCCCTGGCCTGGTGGCCCAGGGCAGCAAAATGTTTGTGAAG GGGGCTCCTGAGAGTGTGATTGAGCGCTGCAGCTCAGTCCGTGTGGGGAGCCGCACGGTACCCCTGGACACCACCTCTAGGGAGCAGATCCTGGCCAAGGTCAAGGACTGGGGCTCAGGTTTGGACACACTGCGCTGCTTGGCACTGGCCACCCGAGACATGCCCCCGAGGAAGGAGGACATGCAACTGGATGACTGCAGCAAGTTTGTGCAGTACGAG ACGGACCTGACCTTCGTGGGCTGCGTGGGCATGCTGGACCCTCCAAGGCCCGAGGTGGCTGCCTGCATCGCACGCTGCCACCAGGCAGGCATCCGTGTGGTCATGATCACAGGGGACAACAAAGGCACAGCCGTGGCCATCTGCCGCCGGCTTGGCATCTTCGAGGACACGGAGGACGTGGCGGGCAAGGCCTACACGGGCCGCGAATTTGATGACCTCAGCCCCGAGCAGCAGCGCCATGCCTGCCGCACGGCCCGCTGCTTCGCCCGGGTGGAGCCCACCCACAAGTCCCGCATTGTGGAGAACCTGCAGTCCTTTAATGAGATCACTGCCATG ACAGGAGACGGAGTGAATGATGCCCCAGCCCTGAAGAAAGCAGAGATTGGCATTGCCATGGGCTCTGGCACAGCCGTGGCCAAGTCAGCGGCGGAGATGGTACTCTCAGATGACAACTTTGCCTCCATCGTGGCCGCGGTAGAGGAGGGCCGGGCCATCTATAGCAACATGAAGCAATTCATCCGCTACCTCATCTCCTCCAACGTTGGCGAGGTTGTCTG CATCTTCCTCACAGCAATTCTGGGCCTGCCCGAAGCCCTGATCCCTGTGCAGCTGCTCTGGGTGAACCTGGTCACAGATGGCCTACCTGCCACAGCCCTGGGCTTCAACCCCCCAGACCTGGACATTATGGAGAAACGACCCCGAAACCCTCGAGAGGCCCTCATCAGTGGCTGGCTCTTCTTCCGATATCTGGCTATTGGAG TGTACGTCGGCCTGGCCACAGTGGCTGCTGCCACCTGGTGGTTCCTATATGATGCCGAGGGACCGCAGGTCACCTTCTACCAGCTG AGGAACTTCCTGAAGTGCTCCGAGGACAATCCAGTCTTCGCCGGCATTGACTGCGAGGTCTTTGAGTCACGCTTCCCCACAACCATGGCCTTGTCTGTGCTGGTGACCATTGAGATGTGCAATGCCCTGAACAG CGTGTCGGAGAACCAGTCACTGCTGCGGATGCCGCCCTGGCTGAACCCCTGGCTGCTGGCGGCCGTGGCCATGTCCATGGCCCTGCACTTCCTCATTCTGCTTGTGCCGCCCCTGCCT CTCATCTTCCAAGTGACCCCACTGAATGGGCGCCAGTGGGTGGCGGTGCTCCAGATATCTCTGCCTGTCATCCTGCTCGACGAGGCTCTCAAGTACCTGTCCCGGAAGCACGTGGATG ACAAGGGCCAGCAGTGA